One stretch of Eupeodes corollae chromosome 2, idEupCoro1.1, whole genome shotgun sequence DNA includes these proteins:
- the LOC129945471 gene encoding crustapain-like, giving the protein MKFTLVLLVTAAIVACALSCSDVDFEKFQAEFGKKYADKKEISSRKEIFCKNLRKIQAHNRLYDQGLSTYQQGVNQFTDMTSEEFQNSGYVMHPGFGKH; this is encoded by the exons ATGAAATTCACTTTGGTACTATTGGTTACGGCCGCCATTGTGGCATGTGCTTTGAGTTGCTCTGATGTCGATTTCGAAAAATTCCAG gcCGAGTTTGGCAAGAAGTACGCCGATAAGAAAGAGATCAGTTCCCGCAAAGAAATTTTCTGCAAGAACTTAAGGAAAATTCAAGCCCACAACCGTTTATACGATCAGGGACTTAGCACCTACCAACAAGGCGTAAACCAATTTACTGATATGACCTCAGAGGAGTTCCAAAACAGCGGTTATGTAATGCATCCTGGCTTCGGAAAGCATTAA